The window GGCAGAAAAATATTGGTGGTGAACTTATCTGCTCTGTATGGTGATTAATTTTTTAGTATTATTTCAGGCGTCTGAATATCGAGGAGCCTAAAGGTTAAGGTAATATGTCAAGGATAGGTAATAACCCAATCAATATACCCGACGGGGTAAAGGTGGAGTTTAAAAAACGTTCTGTCAGTGTCGAAGGAAAAAATGGTAAGTTGGTGCAGACAATTCATCCGCTAATGGATATTGAGATTGATAAAGAAAAAAAACTCCTGATTGTCAAACGACCATCCGACGAGAGAAAATCTAAAGAGCTTCATGGTTTGACTCGTTCTCTTTTAGCAAACAATATTCAGGGAGTTGACGCCGGGTTTTCGAAAGATCTTGAAATTATAGGTTTGGGATATAGTGTTAAATTACAGGGAAGTGACTTGGTATTTCAATTAGGATTTTCTCATCCAATTAACATGTCTGTTCCTGAAGGGATAAAGATTGAGGTCAGGAACCAGACAAATCCTGGGAAGCTTACAATCCTTGGTGCAGATAAACAAATGGTTGGTCAGGTTGCAGCAAATATCAGAAGGTTACGGCCACCTGAGCCATATAAAGGTAAAGGTGTTAAATATGCTGATGAGATTATCCGTAGAAAAGCGGGTAAAGCTGTATCTTCAGCGAAATAATTTTAATTTTACAAGTACGTACTGATTTATTTTTCACATGAATATTACAAAGGAAAAAAGAATAAAGAGGATCAGAAGGCACAGGGGAATACGGAAGAAAGTTACCGGTGTATCTGAGAGACCGCGACTGTGTGTATTTCGAAGCTTGAAAAATTTGTACTGCCAATTGATTGATGATACTACCGGTAAAACGCTTGCGAGCGCTTCAACATTGTCGAAAGATCTTAAAGGAAAAGTCGGCTACGGTGGAAATAAAAAAGCTGCTGAGATAATTGGTCAAAAGATAGCAGAAGAAGCAAAAAAGGTTGGAATCACAAAAGTTGTTTTCGATAAGGGTGGTTATAAGTTTCATGGAAGGGTTAAAGCGCTGGCGGAAAGTGCGAGGGCAAATGATCTTATTTTTTAAAGAACTGCATTAGTGTCACAATAGGCTTGAGGAGGAACATTTGGCAAGAGAAAATCAATCAGGAAAGCTTGAAGAAACAATAGTTAAGATCAACAGATGTACTAATGTAACCAAGGGTGGAAAAAGCATGAGCTTTAGTGCATTGGCTGTGGTAGGGGATAAAAAAGGAAAGGTTGGCTACGGTTTCGGTAAAGCCAGAGATGTGCCTAATGCGGTTGGAAAGGCTTTGAAGGATGCAAATAAGAGCCTTGTAACGGTACCCATTGTCAATGAAACTATACCCCATGAGGTATGGGGCTGTTTTAAATCTGCTCGGGTTTATTTGAAGCCTGCAGCTCCCGGTACGGGAATTAAGGCCGGAGGCTCGGTAAGATCAGTGCTGGTTGCAGTAGGTATTAAGGATATCCTTTCAAAATCATACGGGACCCGTAATGCTTTAAACGTTGTTAAAGCAACGGTGGAAGGATTAAAGCTGTTAAAGACTAGGCAAGATATAGAACAATTAAGGGGTGTGAAGATAACATGAATTTGGCTGATTCTAAAAAAGTAATACACAAAAGGAAAAAGAGTAGAAGAGTTGGTCGGGGGAGAGGATCAGGATGCGGAAAGACCTGTGGTAAGGGTCATGGCGGAGCAAATTCCCGTTCCGGAAACGAAACTCGTCTCCTGTTTGAGGGAGGTCAGATGCCTCTTTTTCGTAGAATCCCCAAGAGAGGTTTTAATAATAAACGGTTTAAAAAAAAGTTTATGGTGGTAAATCTTATGGATCTTACAGGATTTGATCAGGGGGCGATCGTAGATATACAGGCTTTGAAAGATAAGGGTATTGTTAAAAATGATAAGCTTGATTTAAAAATATTAGGAAAAGTTCACACCGATAAACCACTTAAAGCTCTTACGGTTGTTGCAAATAAGTTCAGTAGCAGTGCAATTGCAAAAATTGAAGAGTCGGGAGGGAAAGTTAAAATAGTGCCATGATCGAAAAGTTTAATAATATGTTTAAAATTCCTGAGTTAAGGAATAAGATACTCATAACATTGGGGTTAATTGCCATCTGCAGATTTGGTGTATTTATTCCCATGCCTGGGGTTGACACAACAGTACTTAAGTCGTACTTTCAACAGTTTACGCAAACCGGTGTTGGTCAGTTACTGGGGTTAGTGGATCTGTTTGCAGGAGGTGCCATGAGCTCCGGGGCTATTTTCGGTCTGGGAATCATGCCTTATATCAGTGCTTCCATTATCTTTCAGCTTCTTGTAGGGGTTGTCCCATTTCTTGAGAGATTGCAAAAAGAAGGTGAGGCTGGCAGGAAAAAGATTAACCAGTATACGAGATTCACCACAGTAGGTTTATGTTTGTTCCAGGCATTTATTATGACTCGGACTCTCTATGCGATCGAAATTAATAATGTGCCGGTTGTTCCGGTTCACCTGCAGGGTTTTAAATTTCAGCTGATGGCTGCTATATTATTGACAACGGGAACAATGTTTCTCATGTGGATAGGAGAGCAGATTGATTCATTTGGTATCGGAAGCGGAATTTCATTGATCATCATGGTGAGCATTGTTGATCGGCTGCCGTGGGCATTTAGCCAGATGCTCCAAAACTTTACATTTTCTATAGCGCCGGCAGAGCATCAGATTGGAATTGCTAAATTAATAATATTAATGTGTGCTTTTCTCGTGATTGTAGCAGGGGTTGTATTCATAACACAAGGTCAAAGACGTATACCTGTTCAGCAGGCAAAACATACGAGAGGAAGGAAGGTTTATGGTGGTCAAAAACATTTTCTTCCTTTGAAAGTAAATCAGGCGGGAGTCATGCCTATTATCTTCGCGCAGTCTTTGCTCATACTTCCTTCTGCAATATCAAGAGGTTTGCA is drawn from Candidatus Scalindua sp. and contains these coding sequences:
- the rplF gene encoding 50S ribosomal protein L6; translation: MSRIGNNPINIPDGVKVEFKKRSVSVEGKNGKLVQTIHPLMDIEIDKEKKLLIVKRPSDERKSKELHGLTRSLLANNIQGVDAGFSKDLEIIGLGYSVKLQGSDLVFQLGFSHPINMSVPEGIKIEVRNQTNPGKLTILGADKQMVGQVAANIRRLRPPEPYKGKGVKYADEIIRRKAGKAVSSAK
- the secY gene encoding preprotein translocase subunit SecY, whose protein sequence is MIEKFNNMFKIPELRNKILITLGLIAICRFGVFIPMPGVDTTVLKSYFQQFTQTGVGQLLGLVDLFAGGAMSSGAIFGLGIMPYISASIIFQLLVGVVPFLERLQKEGEAGRKKINQYTRFTTVGLCLFQAFIMTRTLYAIEINNVPVVPVHLQGFKFQLMAAILLTTGTMFLMWIGEQIDSFGIGSGISLIIMVSIVDRLPWAFSQMLQNFTFSIAPAEHQIGIAKLIILMCAFLVIVAGVVFITQGQRRIPVQQAKHTRGRKVYGGQKHFLPLKVNQAGVMPIIFAQSLLILPSAISRGLQVRFEPGTFWYWITSRLTEMFQGGFVYVVMYVMLITFFCYFWTAIQFNPKEMSNNMKDYGSFIPGIRPGHRTAEYLENVMSRITLAGASFLALIAILPMMISGGFEINRAVASFYGGTGLLIVVGVALDLVQKIESHLVMRHYSGFLGGSTRIRGRRG
- the rplO gene encoding 50S ribosomal protein L15; translation: MNLADSKKVIHKRKKSRRVGRGRGSGCGKTCGKGHGGANSRSGNETRLLFEGGQMPLFRRIPKRGFNNKRFKKKFMVVNLMDLTGFDQGAIVDIQALKDKGIVKNDKLDLKILGKVHTDKPLKALTVVANKFSSSAIAKIEESGGKVKIVP
- the rpsE gene encoding 30S ribosomal protein S5, with translation MARENQSGKLEETIVKINRCTNVTKGGKSMSFSALAVVGDKKGKVGYGFGKARDVPNAVGKALKDANKSLVTVPIVNETIPHEVWGCFKSARVYLKPAAPGTGIKAGGSVRSVLVAVGIKDILSKSYGTRNALNVVKATVEGLKLLKTRQDIEQLRGVKIT
- the rplR gene encoding 50S ribosomal protein L18; its protein translation is MNITKEKRIKRIRRHRGIRKKVTGVSERPRLCVFRSLKNLYCQLIDDTTGKTLASASTLSKDLKGKVGYGGNKKAAEIIGQKIAEEAKKVGITKVVFDKGGYKFHGRVKALAESARANDLIF